The Moorella glycerini genomic interval ATTCCCCTCCCTCGTCCAGGGTTTCTTCAACAGGCTCCGGGAAGGGTTCCACCAGCCGCCGGCGCCAGTCCCGTACCAGGGGATATACCCAGATTGTTTTAACCGTGACGGCATATTGCTTAAAGGCGTCCTGGCGGCCTCGACCTGCGGTTTCGCCAATTTTAATCCAGTTGGCCGCCCGGTAACAGGTGCCCTGATACTCGGGTTCAACAAAGGTTTCTAATAAAACCGGTTCATAACCATAGCGTTCCCGCCAGTCCGCCCGAATGCGCCGCGCTACCAGGGAAAGGGAGTGGCTGGCTAGATGGGGAATGTGCACCTCCGGCAGAATCAAAAAGCGGTTGTTGTTGACTATACGCGGGCGATAGCGCCGGCGTTCCTCAGCTGTCCAGCCAATCCACTTATCCCGCGCCGCCACCGCCTTGGCAGCAGCTCCAAACAACATCGCCCCTACTATCTCCCGGCCTCTCACTCCCTTTACCCTAATCCAATACCGCTGTTGCGCCCCGATGGCCCGCAGATACCCTAAAGGATGGTAAGCCGCCATGGTGGCGTTCCAGTCCGCCCTCTCTAAAGGGGTGACCGGATCTATGGTAACCGGCGCCACTTCTTGAAGTTTAGCCTTAAGCCGGGTCTGTATCACAGTTCCCAGTCGCTCCCCGCCGACTTGGCGTACCTTATTCTTTTGCAGCGGTGGTAAGGTAATGACCCCTTTTTGTTCTAATTCCAGCAGCAGCTTTCTGCAGGCTTCCATCTTTAATCGTCCGTTCGGGGCCTTCCAAGGCAAATTCTCGCATATGGTCGCCGCGATCTCTTCACGGCTTACATGGAAAAATTCCTTTACTGTAATACGTATTAAGTTGATATCCGCCTGGGTAAACTCTCGGTCGCCAATCGAAAAAGGCACGTCCATCTGAAATTTCACCTCGCTACTTTCCCAAGGCTATTATCTCAGATCGGCTCGTGCCTGTCCAGTCCTATTTGCGATAAATTTTTTTCGAAACCTGTTATTTATTCAGGCGTCGCAAAGCCTTCTTTGTTGATGCGTCAGCACTGGTTTTGATAAGATTTTTTTGCCAACACGTCTGCAGGATTTTCAAAAATAAAAGCGAATAGATTATGATATGACATAGTTACCACGGAGGCATTTATTTTAGTTAACTCCAGTTAAGTTTGGAACCCCCACACTGTAAAAATCTTAAATCAACGGATAGGACCAAGGAGGTCTAGCTTGCAAGAAGCAAGCCGACCTCCTTATTTTTTCCGGGGGTGTTAAGGTGCCAGGTTAGAAGCAAAACTTCTATCAAGGGATGCTAAAATTTGGGGGGTAAGAGAATGAACAATTTACGGCAAGCGATGCGGGAACGATGGAATACAAAAGGTTATCATTATGACCATAGGGGCAATCACGGTACCAAAAGTCCCGCTGAAAAGGAACGATGGACGAAAATCCTTGAACAACTGGGACCCGGACCGCTGGCCGTGCTGGACGTAGGTACCGGCACAGGATTTGTAGCGTTGCTCCTGGCAGAAATTGGCCATCGCGTAACGGGGATTGACTGGTCGACCACCATGCTTGACCAAGCCAGAATGAAGGCCCGTGAGGCAGGGCTGGAGATTGCTTTTATCGAAGCAGAAACAGAATCGCTTCCTTTTGCCGCCGCGTGCTTTGATGCGGTGGTAGCCCGGCACGTGCTCTGGACCCTAACGGATCCCCGCCAGACCCTTACTGAGTGGTACCGGGTACTGAAGCCACATGGAAGGGTTCTCGCCGATTTCTCTCCCCGCCGAAGCGGCACGGCGGGCCACCACTATCCCCTTGAAATTGAAAAAAAGTTGCCGCTGAACAAGGCGCTTCATCCGGCAGAGGTGGTTGCGCTTTTTGAGGATGCCGGGTTTACTAATGTTCAGGCTGAAGCCCTCCCTCTCCATCCCGACAGCAATGCAGTAAC includes:
- a CDS encoding Druantia anti-phage system protein DruA produces the protein MDVPFSIGDREFTQADINLIRITVKEFFHVSREEIAATICENLPWKAPNGRLKMEACRKLLLELEQKGVITLPPLQKNKVRQVGGERLGTVIQTRLKAKLQEVAPVTIDPVTPLERADWNATMAAYHPLGYLRAIGAQQRYWIRVKGVRGREIVGAMLFGAAAKAVAARDKWIGWTAEERRRYRPRIVNNNRFLILPEVHIPHLASHSLSLVARRIRADWRERYGYEPVLLETFVEPEYQGTCYRAANWIKIGETAGRGRQDAFKQYAVTVKTIWVYPLVRDWRRRLVEPFPEPVEETLDEGGE
- a CDS encoding class I SAM-dependent methyltransferase; the protein is MNNLRQAMRERWNTKGYHYDHRGNHGTKSPAEKERWTKILEQLGPGPLAVLDVGTGTGFVALLLAEIGHRVTGIDWSTTMLDQARMKAREAGLEIAFIEAETESLPFAAACFDAVVARHVLWTLTDPRQTLTEWYRVLKPHGRVLADFSPRRSGTAGHHYPLEIEKKLPLNKALHPAEVVALFEDAGFTNVQAEALPLHPDSNAVTYLISGFKRGGCGHGSA